One Desulfonatronovibrio hydrogenovorans DSM 9292 DNA segment encodes these proteins:
- a CDS encoding tRNA (adenine-N1)-methyltransferase has translation MINPGQLVMLVSPKGKRYFRISNPEETINTNDGQLQMQKVMERGFGSRIDTHLGRTYTVLKPTLYDLIKSVKRRTQIIYPKDIGYIIVKLGIGPGSRVIESGSGSGAMTTALAWFVGNEGRVYSYERREEFATLCRSNLEKNGLAARVENIARDISLGFDQNNVDALFLDVRTPWDYLEHIPGTLLAGGPIGFLLPTANQVSTLLDALERGPFTSVEVLEILVRRYKPVPERLRPDDRMVAHTGYLVFARLAVDGPMASYPEEDDCLGDECDPC, from the coding sequence ATGATAAACCCTGGACAATTGGTAATGCTGGTCAGTCCAAAGGGCAAGCGTTACTTTAGGATTTCCAACCCTGAGGAGACCATTAACACCAATGACGGACAGCTTCAAATGCAAAAAGTCATGGAAAGGGGTTTCGGCAGTCGTATCGACACTCATCTGGGCAGGACCTACACTGTTCTCAAGCCCACTCTTTACGACCTCATCAAGTCAGTAAAACGCAGGACTCAGATCATCTACCCCAAGGATATAGGCTACATCATTGTCAAACTGGGTATCGGACCCGGTTCCAGAGTGATTGAATCCGGGTCAGGATCAGGTGCCATGACTACAGCCCTGGCCTGGTTTGTTGGTAATGAAGGAAGGGTCTATTCATACGAAAGAAGAGAAGAATTTGCCACCCTTTGCCGATCCAACCTGGAGAAAAACGGCCTGGCAGCCAGGGTTGAAAATATTGCCAGGGATATCTCCCTGGGATTTGACCAGAATAATGTTGATGCGCTATTTCTAGATGTACGGACTCCGTGGGATTATCTTGAACATATCCCCGGTACCCTATTAGCCGGAGGGCCCATAGGCTTTTTGCTGCCCACCGCCAATCAGGTCAGCACCCTGCTGGATGCTCTGGAACGTGGACCTTTCACCTCTGTCGAGGTCCTGGAGATACTGGTCCGAAGATACAAGCCCGTACCCGAAAGACTCAGACCTGACGACAGAATGGTGGCTCACACCGGATATCTGGTTTTTGCCAGACTGGCTGTTGATGGACCCATGGCTTCTTATCCTGAAGAAGATGACTGTCTGGGAGACGAATGTGACCCCTGCTGA
- a CDS encoding radical SAM protein, with protein sequence MFEFIFGPVWSSRLGSSLGIDLLGSKTCSFDCLYCESGKTEAKTVARKPYVPLEKVEQELTRWFSCDLQIPDHITLGGEGEPCLNSELGTILDIVKKLRPDIPAAVLTNSSLLNDPGVRKELLKADVVLPSLDSMVEEEFLRINRPHPGIKLKQIIQGLMDFRQEFSGKLFLEVLILPGINDSLRNRELLLDFCTVLKPDRVDLTTMTRPGAHIGPDMPDKLFLEAWNRDFRASSKQEVTRASQACITGPAVEQRIRASVQRRPQTMEQLVQALGIHKEEALAALASLESSGKIRALTDQAQSQIFYAEADRS encoded by the coding sequence ATGTTTGAATTCATATTCGGACCTGTCTGGTCCTCAAGGCTCGGATCTTCCCTGGGCATTGATCTGCTGGGAAGCAAAACATGCAGTTTTGACTGTCTATACTGTGAGTCCGGGAAGACCGAAGCAAAGACAGTGGCTAGAAAGCCTTACGTTCCCCTGGAAAAAGTTGAACAGGAGCTGACACGGTGGTTCAGCTGTGATCTCCAGATTCCTGACCACATCACTCTGGGCGGGGAGGGAGAACCCTGTCTGAACAGTGAGCTGGGCACCATACTGGATATCGTTAAGAAGCTCAGACCAGACATACCTGCAGCTGTCTTGACAAACTCATCATTGTTGAACGATCCCGGAGTCAGAAAGGAGCTTTTAAAGGCGGATGTGGTCCTTCCATCCCTGGACTCCATGGTAGAGGAGGAGTTTCTCAGGATTAACCGCCCCCATCCCGGTATTAAGCTGAAACAGATCATTCAGGGCCTGATGGACTTCAGGCAGGAATTCAGTGGGAAATTGTTTCTGGAGGTCCTGATTCTGCCGGGAATCAATGATTCCCTCAGGAACCGGGAACTGTTGCTGGATTTTTGTACTGTACTTAAGCCGGACCGGGTGGATCTGACGACCATGACCAGGCCTGGAGCCCACATCGGCCCGGATATGCCTGACAAATTGTTTCTTGAAGCCTGGAACAGGGATTTCAGGGCTTCTTCCAAACAAGAAGTTACAAGGGCAAGTCAGGCATGCATAACCGGACCAGCTGTGGAGCAGAGAATAAGGGCTTCTGTCCAGAGAAGACCACAGACCATGGAACAGCTGGTCCAGGCTCTGGGGATTCACAAGGAAGAAGCACTGGCTGCCCTGGCAAGTCTGGAGTCCTCAGGGAAAATCAGGGCTCTGACCGATCAGGCTCAAAGCCAAATATTTTATGCTGAGGCGGACCGATCATGA